In Ornithodoros turicata isolate Travis chromosome 1, ASM3712646v1, whole genome shotgun sequence, the DNA window GGACCCCTGAAGCGGCAGCTGCCTTCCAGGCAATCAAACAGGCAATCGCTTCGTCGTCCCTTCTATTCCATCCTCAACACGACGCCCCAACGTCCATCATGGTCGATGCATCCAGCACAGCTGTCGGCGCCGTCCTCCAACAACGTATCTCTGGCGCTTGGCGCCCTCTAGCATTCTTTTCACGCAAGATGAAGCCCCAGGAGACTCGCTCCAATGCCTTCGGTCGCGAGCTCCTGGCCATATATCTCACCGTCAAGCACTTTCGCCATTTCTTGGAGGGCCGACAATTCACCGTATTCACCGATCATAAGCCCCTCGTCTACGCATTTTCTTCATGCAGCACAAGCTACACCCCTCGTGAGACCCGCCACCTCGCATTCATCTCGGAGTTCACCACAGACGTTCAGCACATCAGTGGTGCAGATAATGTggtggcggacgctctcagtcgcgtcaactttgtggcggcattgccagcgccatcacatcaaggcgcgaataataaatagccgtgcctcgctcagcccgagctctcgctctgacctggcaattccaccgccatgttgttgtctggtctcgttagtcttcagtagcactacagtggtgacccgaacaataccttggacaatacctgacggacctggacatggcagtcgtcaattcctccggcttctcggaactgcccgctccgcctgttTCGCAGGTCAGCTTCGAAAGCTCCGCCCACGCCTTGTCTCAGCAGGTTCGTCACCTTACCCAGTTGGTCGCAAACCTTTTATGCCGACCAAGATCATCAACTTCCTGCCGCGCTGACCATCGCGCAGACTCCCCATCGGTTCctgcgcgttcctgctcccgaacctccagcagactttgtcactaccaccaccgttTCGGCGCCGATGCACGACGCTGCCTCCTACCTTGCTCGTGGTCGCGACAGCCGAAAACCCTTTCCACGACAAGCGCGCCCGAGTCCACCAGCAGCCGCCTTTTCCACATCATTGACCGTACCACCGGGATGCGCTTCCTCGTTGATACGAGCCCGGAAGTAAGCGTCATACCCGCCGACAAATTTTCACACCGACCCCGACAGCAGTGCTTCAGCCTAAGAGCCGCCAACGCCTCTACCATACCCGTTTACGACCAACGGTCTCTAACCCTCAACATCGGGCTCCGAAGAGATTTTAGGTGGCTTTTTCTTGTCGCCGACGTCACCCAAGCAATTCTCGGAGCATATTTTCTCAACAGTTTCAAGCTGCTCGTTGACGTCAACGGCAGGCGCCTCATTGATCGCTCAACGTCCCTGTCAGTCTGCGGCCTTAACCTCCCTGCACCACCATCCCGCGTACTATCTTGCACTGCGCCGGACGTCCCCTTCGCCTCTATCCTGAAGgatttccctgcgttgactcaaccacccgactggacgaaacccgtacaacacgacgttgttcaccacgtttccacccgtggcccaccagttcacttccgcccgcggcgcctcgcacccgaaaagttccgcgtggcaaaggcagaatttgaccacatgcttgaacttggtatcatcaggccatcatccagtacgtgggcttcgccgctgcacatggtgccaaagaagaccggggactggcgcccgtgcggcgactatcgcgcattgaacaaagcaaccatccccgaccgctatcccatcccgcacatcttggacttctcagctcatctggaaggcgccaccacgttctcgaaaatagatctcgtccgcgcttaccatcagattcctatggcagaggaggatataccaaaaaccgccattacgaccccatttggcctgtttgagttccttcgaatgccctttggcttgcggaacgctgcccagacttttcagaggttcatcgacaacatcattcgcggattaccatttgtctacgcgtacatggatgacctcCTCGTCGCAAGCCGCTCCCCAACAGAGCACGAACATCATCTTCGGGCACTCTTTACCCGCTTACAACAAAGCGGCATTATTATCAACGCCGCTAAGAGCGAATTCGGAGTCGGAGAACTCGACTTCCTTGGCCACCATGTCAACAGCCAGGGCATCATGCCTTTACCATCCCGAGTCGCTGCCATTCAAGACTTCCCGCAGCCCGTTTCCGTGACCAAACTACGACAATTCTTGGGGCTGGTGAATTTTTATAGGCGCTTTGTGCCATCATGCGCAGCCAAACTGAGTCCTCTCGAGGCTCTGCTCTGCACCAAGCGCTCGAAACACTCTGTGCTGGTTTGGACCCCTGAAGCGGCAGCTGCCTTCCAGGCAATCAAACAGGCAATCGCTTCGTCGTCCCTTCTATTCCATCCTCAACACGACGCCCCAACGTCCATCATGGTCGATGCATCCAGCACAGCTGTCGGCGCCGTCCTCCAACAACGTATCTCTGGCGCTTGGCGCCCTCTAGCATTCTTTTCACGCAAGATGAAGCCCCAGGAGACTCGCTCCAATGCCTTCGGTCGCGAGCTCCTGGCCATATATCTCACCGTCAAGCACTTTCGCCATTTCTTGGAGGGCCGACAATTCACCGTATTCACCGATCATAAGCCCCTCGTCTACGCATTTTCTTCATGCAGCACAAGCTACACCCCTCGTGAGACCCGCCACCTCGCATTCATCTCGGAGTTCACCACAGACGTTCAGCACATCAGTGGTGCAGATAATGTggtggcggacgctctcagtcgcgTCAACTTCATTGGGACAACCTGTCAGTCTTCGCTCCTCGACGCACTGGCTCAGGCCCAATCATCCGATCAAGAACTCGCATCTTTCAGAAGTGACCCTTCGTCTTCCTTAACCATAGACGATGTCGACCTGCCAGGCGCTACACAGCCTGTCGCGTGCGACACGTCACAAGGTCGACCCCGCCCATTTGTTCCGGCGGCACTTCGACGAAAAGTCTTCTCGACCTATCATTCATTGTCCCATCCTGGCATACGCGCAACTCAAGAACTCATTTCTCGGCGCTACGTCTGGCCCTTCATGAACAAGGACATCAAGCGCTGGGTTCAAGCCTGCATTCCGTGTCAGCGGACTAAGGTTCACAGGCACACCCGCCTCCATCCTTCTCAGTTTCCCGCGCCAGACAGCCGCTTCGCTCacatccacatcgacttggtgggaccactcccaatatcatccggctatcgttacatcttcaccatcattgaccgcttcacccgttggcccgagGCTGTACCGGTACCCGACGCCACTGCATCCACAGTTGCAGCCGCCCTCTTGAACACCTGGGTGTCGCGCTTCGGTGTACCGTCTATCATCACGTCAGACTGAGGTCCCCAGTTCGAGTCCGCCCTCTTCTCTAGACtcgtcaacactatgggctgcAAGCGGATTCGAACGACTGCCTACCACCCGGCGTCAAACGGCCTCGTGGAGCGCTTCCACCGACAGCTCAAGGTTGCCCTCCTGGCTGCTCCCGAAACACCCTGGCCAGAAGTCATACCGCTCGCGCTCCTGGGGATCCGTTCCACCTTCAAACCTGACATAGGCTGCTCCGTCGCCGAGATGGTATACGGCACGTCCCTACGCCTCCCCGGAGATCTCATTTGCCCGTTGCCAGGCAGCACTGCTCTCTCACCAGCTGACTACGTTTCGCGGCTCCGCCGTACTATGGCCgcccttcgtccagcaacatcTCGGCCCTCGCGTGTGTCCTCGGCCTTCCAGCATCCCGACCTCGCCTCCTGCACACACGTCTTTGTGCGCTGTGACGCTGTACGGAAGCCCCTGCAAAGTAGGTTCTCTGGACTGTTAAACGTGCTCGCCCCCAAGGCTCGGATGGTGTCTTCTTCACCAAGTCCAGTTATAATGTATTCAACACAGGCGCGATCATCAAGCTTGCAACGTCGCGCTTTTGTCAGTTTGTCGTAGTAGTACTCCTCGAGGGATTCATTTTTCAACTTCCTTCGGGACTCCATTTCTCGAAATCTGCGCTGAGCACTCACGGTATCGGAGAATGCTTTGCAAAGTTCTTCTTGCCATTCATCCCATGTGTTGCAGGGTGATGGCACCCCATTGTACCAAGTTTTTTGCGACACCTTGAAGATTCAGAAGAGCGTAACAGCATTTCTGCTTGTCGTTCCCGTCGTACGCTCCTGCCAAGTAACCAACTTACACGTGCGTACAGTTTGGTGACATGTTGATCCCACTTCTGAAATGTGAGCTTCCCTCGGAGACAGAATGGCAGAGACTGGTCGATTAGCGATTACTAACTTTAATTAAAGAAAGGGACATCATACAGAGACGTCCAGGGCACGTCTACCCCATCCTGCGGTGTCTTCCAGTGTTGTTTGCCGCTCGTTCGCATCGCTTGTGCGTTCGTAGAACCAGTTTCGGTTTTGATTTCGTTTGGTAGTATTACACAAGTACAACTGAATGTAACATTCATCGAAAAGGCGCCTTGTTTTTCACGTCCCTTTCGAAATGCAAGTTGTTATGACTAAGTGAAGTGAAAACCAAGTGCTTAAATGGAAGCAAAGAGAACTGTCGATTTTTCAGCGAGCTTCAGCGtgtaatattttttttgtttcaaaaCTGTTATACCTGCTACAAGTACTAGCCATTTCACGCAAAAATATCACCGGGTTTTTGCGACATATGTATGGCTGTCAACCTTTGAGAGTATGCGTAGGGACAACCTTTTCCACAGTGTCAGGCAGGGTGGTGTGTTGCTGAGGCACCTCTTTGTTACAAAGCTTGCGATGAGGGTTTCTTTCTTCAAAAGAAGTGACCATCCTCTGTTAAGAAGTGTACTATAGTCAGTGGAcaataccaccgacgcgacggTTGATGTAATAACCAGTTTCCTTTCCCCCGTGTATTTCCACGTCCATTGAATTCGATCTCACAGCTTTAATATAATACAGACAAGTAGCTACAACGTGCGTCGGAAGGagtcgaacccgggtcaaccgcttggaaggcagctatgctagccacaaCACCACCGACGCCACGGTTGACGTAATAACGAGTTTCCTGTCCCCGTGTATTTCCACCTCCACTGAATTCGATCTCACAGCTTTAGTATAATACAGACATGAGCTATAACGTgtgtcggccgggaatcgaacccggatcaactgcttggaaggaaGCTATGCTTGCCAcaataccaccgacgcgactgTACCACCGACGCGAGTGTACTTATTGCCTGTCTAACTTCATCAAGTGATAAAGGTCTTTCAAGAATATCTTGATTATCACCCGACAACTGCGGAACACGTGCTCATAGACATTCTTTCACACCCGAATCTCGTTTGTCTGTCGTTCTTCCTATCAGTTGAGCATAGTATTTCTCGaaagtgttcttttttttattttcgctGGGCTAGATATGATTTGGCCGTCTTCTTCTATCGCAGTAGCTATTTTCATTATGAAGTATTCTTGTTAATTTCATAAAAACACTCGCTGGGCGTCTCGTCTGCCAGATATTATTGTAATCGTGAGCTCACCTTTGCCACCTCATATTTGTGGTCTGCTATTACATTCCGTTCCAACGTTTGGCGTCTCATCCGTTCAGAAAAAGCCCCTGAAAATCTTTATCCAATTTCTATTAGTCTTTGCAGGTTGTACTCCAGTGCCTTTTCTCGATGTTTTGCATCGAAGGCCAGCATGTTGCTGCGTTCGATTGCGAATGCTCGTAGCTTAACCTTGAATTCTTctgatcagtggcgtagccagaccttcAAGgtaggggcgggggggggggggctcgatccGAAAGCTCTCCCCCCCCCGATCCTGTGTGCGACAACACagacatacttgtgcacactgcaaactgagtatggaaaaaaaaaaggaacgaaaatagttgatttggacgttcacaatacgattacatgtataggctgtcatgaccaacgAGGTGGTGTCCCGAGATtgaaagtattttgaaaagctcatactttgaaaaccattcaagagtgcttcttagatagatgccatgaactgcaagaactttcgcgatcgtcacacttgttcccccatatattatgttctcctccgatttgcacgatttgtgtgggtcggtcattggcaggtgggggggggggggggggggggggctcgaccTGCTTCCGATGCTTCGCTCCAGCTGGATTGTCCTGTCATAATTGCAGCACTCTCGTCTGTTTGTGTCTCTTACCTCCAAGGAGCGTCCACATTTAGCTTCCATGTTTCCCATCCATTTCGTTGTTTGCGTTCCGGTCAAGTGTGGCCTAATGTTACTGAAACGACGCAGTGTTCGCTGAAATATGAATCCACTCCACTGAATTCGCCGTCGAAGCTTGAACTTGCGTCGGATGGGAATCGAAcacgggtcaactgcttggaaggcagctatgctagcctcTCTACCACCGACGCGACGGTGGATGTAGTAACATGTTCCGTTCCCCCTCCGTGCACTTCCATCTCCACTGATTCCGCCGTCGAAGCTTTAATACAACACAGACAAAAGCTTGAACTTGCATCGTCCGGGAATCGAaaccgggtcaactgcttggaaggcaactatgctagccactataccaccgacgcaaCGGTTGATGTAGTAACATGTTCCGTTCCCCCTCCGTGCACTCCCATCTCCACTGATACCGCCGTCGAAGCTTTAATACAACACAGACAAAAAGCTTGAActtgcgtcggccgggaatcgaacccgggtcaactgcttggaagacAGCTATGCTAGCCTCTCTACCACCGACGCGACGGTGGATGTAGTAACATGTTCCGTTCCCCCTCCGTGCACTTCCATCTCCACTGATTCCGCCGTCGAAGCTTTAATACAACACAGACAAAAGCTTAAACTTGCGTCGgccaggaatcgaacccggatcaactgcttggaaggcagctatgctagccactataccaccgtcGCAACGGTtgccgtacactctaaatcaggtaacgcatatgtaacggttaagtaccgcttggacaagaggtacattttttaaaaaatgtacctcttaaaattaagaggtacatgcgccctcacatgcggtacatgtaacggatagcgcgcagcgatttaggcctacccgtcggggtggttcccctcctccgcgatatattaacagccccaggaagctacgctgcacgataaatataacaaacaaatacctttattcgaaaattatatcAATTTCAGgattgatgcttgtccatcgcgagcgtccattgtcatgatgcacaaacgccgaacacacggggcacaccgtatatggatgaacgatgaccactgcgtctctccttcaccactgcagctgctctgtggtcacgcttctttatctcttccacacctttggatagctgttcttccccaacttccgtttcttccgcagaacgtaacaccaaccacagtagacgattgactcacccatttacgacatcgcttgACGTAACCTAGGAACGAAattacaatgtaaaaaaaaatccaacaaccgaaatagcttgcctgaaaaacatgcctacttgcttgtgtaatccaggtgtaaaatgcactctcggctcctctaattcacgcatcaacgttcgtgcatgaagcacaaagttcgttttctccgtccctcagtcgttgtgtccagcatgccggtgatcaggaccactgggaatcagagccaagatgaacgaaaatgcgtcgtgaagacgaataattacttcagagatataatacgcaccttaaatgacttcaatcttgaaagcgtcgaacgaatttcttcgaagaccgagcagactcgtcctcgctccccgacgtttcaaaacaaactgatttgcagcggttgcaagaaacgaatttttctcaaacatgcgatccctcacggtcatgggttctagttatcgcacttctttgacagaatgatagtgctcatccattacggcactgctgcacaagggaatttatagactggtattcggaatcacacgaaatatttttgcagcgcatggatatcgtgagaaggcgttcgtactcatgcgccggaaacacgcggtacacatgaggtacagctgctacagatcgcgcttaaaaggtacctagccggtacggatgggtctcggagcccttgtaccgtttgaatttcgcagtggtcgcggactgtacctgctggttgaggactgcacctcatgtgtaccgcctggcccaggtgcgggtcctctttcatgcggtacatatcgggtgtcggatttagagtgtagtgacGTGTTTCCTTACCCCTCCGTGCACTCATTCGTATTATCTCGTCCCTATCCTGTCCCGCCGCTGGGTGATCCCAATTTCCCTACGAATATGAGTAAGGCTTCTCTGCTATGTGTTATAATGTAAATACGAAGTTTGGGTTTGTATATGTATGCATACTATATGCATTTTCAATTGGTGATATCGCGGGCCCGCCCAGAAAAAGGGAGCGCTTTTGGAGGAAAGCTGGGTATCTTCTGCATCACCCCCAAAAGCCGAGCCAAGTCAAAGGACGCACAAAGCGATCAAACGAGACCTGCTCCACTACAAAATCTTGATCACGgtctactagattataacgagcatgtcataatcggcagcCCCAATGAGGAGCTCGTCCGCACGATTCGCTACGGGCGCTACTCACCAGCCCGCGGGATCTACATCACGATtggacaatgaaaatttgacttttgaacgcgcagaagacGACgccaacagctcctatgaaaacgtgtTGAATGATGAttataatcaactttagaaagggGCCTCCTCATgggggacatccaccgcttgtacagaaatgctaaggtaagctaaagtacaaagtattgccgaaattcaggaagcaataaccgggccgatgagtagggTCACCGCTAggttccaaatgcggcgctaggaaggggtgcctatgataTGGTCGTCATCATCTAGTAGGTCGTAATCTAGACAGACGGAAGGACGGATATTCCCTATATTCTGTACCCTGCGACTCGATGTACAAAAGAAGGATGGAAAGAAAAAGGTCGTATAAAGTGCACAGAATGATGCGCTTTTATATTTGCAAGGCAGAAACTGATTTCATGACTTTGATAATCCCTACCACTAATGTCCACACACGTGGACACTTTAGTTCTGCCTGAAAGACACGAGCTGTGCCTTTCTTGTTTCGTTGGTAGATTGATAATGTCATCTGTGTCATAACATTCGTAAGCGAGTTAGCACATTTTTTCATCTTCCATATTGATTGTGTAGAGGCAGCTACCAAAAAAGGAGCAAGTTCCTCAGCGAGTTACTGAAACTGAAACGTAACGAGTTGTGTTAAAAGTTACAGAAACAATGAGTTATCTCAACACCCGAACACACCTATATCATGCACTTTGTTTCACCCTCCTCAAAATGAAATACATTCCTTAAATGCTGGTTCTAACGTGTGAATGACGTAATACTTGCGTCGCAGTTACATTTTTTGCAACAAGCACTATCCCTCGCGAGGCGAGAACCGATGTGGGAAGTGGACGGTTCTCGAGAGCCTCGTTATCATGAGATCGATTTGCAATGGCAGTAAAATGTAATGAGAATATGTGTCGCCATTAACGCAGGACTCTTATCACTGGTGTTGCTTGATCTCTGCGGAGGTCCGGAGGAAGCAACATTACCCCATCAGGGAGGGGGGGATCTAttcattttcacaggaaagaaATGAAGGGAGATCTCAAATGAAGGGGAACACGACCCGTATACGCTACGGGAACGCTGTTGATTACGATCAGCTTACGTGGTCGCCGGCACGTAATAGTAGGTGGGAAAATCCAATCCATGTTACCTACATGGTACCGACCTGTGCACGTGTGCTACATGGCCTACATGGTACctcagacgttcggcaaaattggcagtgggtaggacgcgataagtgCGCGGCccgcccgaggcggcgatgggggatgatccccGTCTCATTATAGCCAGCGGCGTTTTACCGTCGACGGGAGCGcctcagaagccaggaatttgagtaCATCTACGACGTAAACCAGGGTGCCTGCTCTCAGACGTTCGGTAAAATTGGCaatgggtaggacgcgataatgatcctcgtctcattataggcaccGGCGTTGACCGTCGACGGGGAGTGcatcagaagccaggaatttgagtacggctacgacgtaaaacCGGGGCGCCCGTTCTCAGACGTTTGGCAAAATTGGGATTGGGTAAGACGCGATAATTACGCGGCCTGCCCGAGGCGGCGATAGAagtgatcctcgtctcattataggcagcggcgttgacCGTTGACGGGAGCGCTTCAGAAGCCACGAATTTCAGTACGGCTACAACGTAAACcggggcgcctgctcccagacgttcggcaacaTTGGCATTGGGTAGGACGCGGTAAAACGACCGAGGACAAACTCGAACACTCGTCCGATGGACCGCGTCTTCCTCATTCATTTGCTAGTGCCTGCTTTTCCACGACATggtatgttgacgctggagaggctaaagacaaactgccagcagagaccGGCCAGCCTGAGGTGGCGATAGGGGATgaatgatcctcgtctcattataggcagcggcgttgacCGTTGACGGGAGCGCTTCAGAAGCCACGAATTTCAGTACGGCTACGAGGTAAACcggggcgcctgctcccagacgttcggcaaaattggcATTGGGTAGGACGCGGTAAAACGACCGAGGAAAAACTCGAACACTCGTCCGATGGACCGCGTCTTCCTCATTCATTTGCTAGTGCCTGCTTTTCCACGACATggtatgttgacgctggagagactaaagacaaactgccagcagagaccGGCCAGCCCGAGGTGGCGATAGGGGATgaatgatcctcgtctcattataggcagcggcgttgacCGTCGACAGGAGcgcttcagaagccaggaatttcagtacggctacgacgtaaaccggggcgcctgctcccagacatTCGGCAAAATTGGCACTGGGTAGGACGTggtaaatacgaccgaggacaaACTCAAACACTCGTACGATGGACCGCGTCTTCCTCATTCATTTGCTAGTGCCTGCTTTTCCACGACACGGtgtgttgacgctggagaggttaaagggaaactgccagcagagaacggccagcccgaggcggcgatgggggatgatacttgtctcattataggcagcagCGTTGACCGTCGACAGGAGCGCTTCAGAAGCCAGGAGTTTCAGtacggctacgatgtaaaccggggcgcctgctcccagacgttcggcaaaattgccATTGGGTAGgtcgcgataaatacgaccgaggacaaCCTCGAACACTCGTccgatggaccgggtcttcctcatttacttgctagtgccagcttttccacgacatgatatgttgacgctggagagtttaaagacaaactgccagcagagaacggccagcccgaggtgGCGATAGGGGATGAATGATCCTgatctcattataggcagcggcgttgacCGTCGACAGGAGcgcttcagaagccaggaatttcagcacggctacgacgtaaaccggggcgcctgctcccagacgttcggcaaaattggcACTAGGTAGGACGCGGTAAATACGATCGAGGACAAACTCAAACACTCGTCCAATGGACAGCGTCTTCCTCATTCATTTGCTAAtgccagcttttccacgacatggtgtgttgacgctggagaggttaaagggaaactgccagcagagaacggccagcccgagctGGCGATAGGGGATgaatgatcctcgtctcattataggcagcggcgttaaCCGTCGACAGGAGcgcttcagaagccaggaatttcagtacggctacgacgtaaaccggGGTGCCTGCTCcaagacgttcggcaaaattggtATTGGGTAGGACGCagtaaatacgaccgaggacaaACTCGAACACTCGTACGGTGGTCCACGTCTTCCTCATTCATTTGCTAGTGCCTGCTTTTCCACGacatgatatgttgacgctggagaggttaaagacaaactgccagcagagaacgggcAGCCCGAGGTGGCGATAGGGGATGAATGATCCTCGTCACATCATAGGCAGCAGCGTTGACCGTCGACAGGAGCGcctcagaagccaggaatttcagtgcggctacgatgtaaaccggggcacctgctcccagacgttcggcaaaattggcACTGGGTAGGACGCggtaaatacgaccgaggacaaACTCGAACACTCCTCCGGTGGTCCACGTCTTCCTCATTAATTTGCTAGTGCCAGATGTTCCACGACATggtatgttgacgctggagaggtt includes these proteins:
- the LOC135394775 gene encoding uncharacterized protein LOC135394775, whose amino-acid sequence is MGCKRIRTTAYHPASNGLVERFHRQLKVALLAAPETPWPEVIPLALLGIRSTFKPDIGCSVAEMVYGTSLRLPGDLICPLPGSTALSPADYVSRLRRTMAALRPATSRPSRVSSAFQHPDLASCTHVFVRCDAVRKPLQSRFSGLLNVLAPKARMVSSSPSPVIMYSTQARSSSLQRRAFVSLS